In Bordetella holmesii ATCC 51541, the following proteins share a genomic window:
- a CDS encoding tripartite tricarboxylate transporter receptor family protein has protein sequence MFRSTLTFCLAALLAAGAGSPAVADTYPTRPIKVISPFPAGGATDVLTRILAERMGKDLKQTLIVENKAGAGTSIGASYVSREQPDGYTILMATNSTLVTNRFLYKDLPYDPDGFAPIGLVGIGPLVLLSSPKQPFKSTRELVAYAKNHPGKLTFASFGPGTSSHLAGELFKDQAGIDILHVPFKGATQALPALISGDVDVFFDMVATGMPQAKAGKINVFGITSKARLPSEPALATLAEQGWPTFDMSAWFSFVAPKGTPPDVLARLQQALQTTLSDETVRAKMLDMGIDPRSGSAADLQAQIRNEQPLVQQLIKQANIALQ, from the coding sequence ATGTTCCGCAGCACATTGACTTTCTGCCTCGCCGCCCTGCTGGCCGCGGGCGCCGGCTCCCCAGCGGTGGCCGACACTTATCCGACACGACCGATCAAAGTCATCTCGCCCTTCCCCGCAGGCGGCGCGACCGATGTGCTTACCCGTATCCTGGCCGAGCGCATGGGCAAGGATCTCAAGCAGACCTTGATCGTCGAAAATAAGGCGGGAGCAGGCACGTCGATTGGCGCCTCCTATGTGTCGCGCGAACAACCTGACGGCTACACCATATTGATGGCGACCAACTCCACGCTGGTCACCAACCGCTTTCTCTATAAAGACCTGCCTTATGATCCGGACGGTTTCGCTCCCATCGGCCTGGTCGGCATCGGCCCGCTGGTGCTGCTGTCCAGCCCTAAGCAGCCTTTCAAGAGCACCCGGGAGTTGGTCGCTTATGCCAAAAACCACCCGGGCAAGCTGACCTTCGCCAGCTTCGGGCCTGGCACCTCCTCGCATCTGGCCGGCGAACTGTTCAAAGATCAAGCAGGCATTGACATCCTGCATGTACCCTTCAAGGGTGCCACACAAGCCTTGCCCGCCTTGATCAGCGGCGACGTGGATGTTTTCTTCGACATGGTGGCCACCGGCATGCCGCAGGCCAAGGCCGGCAAGATAAATGTGTTTGGCATTACCAGCAAAGCCCGCCTGCCCTCCGAGCCGGCATTGGCCACGTTGGCCGAACAGGGCTGGCCCACGTTCGATATGAGCGCCTGGTTCAGCTTCGTTGCCCCCAAAGGCACTCCGCCGGACGTCCTGGCGCGCTTGCAGCAGGCATTGCAGACCACGCTCAGTGATGAAACGGTACGCGCCAAAATGCTGGACATGGGCATAGATCCGCGCTCGGGCAGTGCGGCCGACCTGCAGGCACAGATCCGCAACGAACAACCTCTGGTACAGCAACTGATCAAACAGGCGAATATTGCACTGCAATGA
- a CDS encoding acyltransferase family protein: protein MTSDRYERLDAASWLAALAVVMLHSAAQTVSDPAIYASGGWLAANLYDSAVRWCVPVFVMISGALLLDPQRPLSPRVFYRRRLARIQIPLVFWTVFYLLWSTTLAGFDQGRLDVSFWPRKVAEGRPYYHLWYLYMIVGLYLFAPAVRLLYARSTPAARKLWVIGILGVAILDSLYRQALGADPGFFLTWFLPYLGYFVAGRMIFEGQWRMPRPGLVLLTGIALTAAGVLWLSSAQSLNLYFYDYFSLTVPLMSLAAFQWFVDTPALPRLPALAPLTFGVYLVHPALLDLTQRAGLVPHDAAAIWRLPLVTILVFGLSAAVVWALRQHRLTRPLV, encoded by the coding sequence ATGACGTCAGACCGATATGAACGACTGGATGCGGCGAGCTGGCTGGCCGCGCTTGCCGTGGTCATGCTCCACAGCGCCGCGCAGACGGTATCCGACCCGGCCATCTATGCCAGCGGGGGCTGGCTGGCCGCCAACCTGTACGACTCGGCGGTGCGATGGTGCGTACCCGTCTTCGTCATGATCAGCGGCGCGCTTCTGCTCGATCCGCAGCGCCCCCTCTCACCGCGGGTCTTCTATCGGCGCCGCCTGGCGCGCATTCAGATCCCGTTGGTTTTTTGGACAGTGTTCTATCTGCTGTGGAGCACGACGCTCGCCGGATTCGACCAAGGCCGGCTGGATGTTTCGTTCTGGCCGCGCAAAGTGGCCGAGGGGCGCCCCTACTATCACCTCTGGTACCTCTACATGATTGTGGGCCTGTACCTGTTCGCCCCTGCCGTGCGCCTGCTATATGCACGCAGCACACCGGCAGCCCGGAAACTCTGGGTGATCGGGATATTAGGCGTGGCAATCCTTGACAGCCTGTACCGACAGGCGCTGGGCGCCGACCCCGGCTTCTTCCTGACCTGGTTTCTGCCCTATCTGGGCTATTTCGTTGCCGGGCGGATGATTTTTGAAGGGCAATGGCGCATGCCGCGCCCCGGGTTGGTTCTGCTGACTGGCATCGCATTGACCGCAGCGGGCGTACTGTGGCTGTCGAGCGCCCAAAGTCTGAACCTCTATTTTTATGATTACTTCAGCCTGACGGTGCCGCTGATGTCGCTGGCTGCCTTTCAATGGTTCGTAGACACGCCTGCCCTGCCCCGTCTACCCGCACTGGCACCGCTGACCTTTGGCGTCTACTTGGTTCACCCCGCGTTACTGGATCTGACCCAGCGCGCCGGCCTGGTGCCGCACGATGCGGCAGCCATCTGGCGCCTGCCATTGGTCACCATCCTGGTCTTTGGCCTGTCCGCCGCCGTGGTCTGGGCCTTGCGGCAACACAGGCTGACACGTCCTCTCGTTTGA
- a CDS encoding eamA-like transporter family protein (overlaps another CDS with the same product name): protein MAGLGAILFSAKAVVVKFTYRYGIDAVTLIAFRMLFAMPFFAAVAWWESRRAARGQIATLTTRERIQICVLGLIGYYLSSFLDFLGLRYVSASLERLILFLSPSLVVLLSAWWLKRAITRRQLWAMILSYMGVVLVFAHDLSETGGGSDVVKGSLFVFASALSYSVYLICSGELVKRVGATRLVAYAMLVSCVWPA from the coding sequence TTGGCCGGACTGGGAGCCATCCTGTTTTCTGCCAAAGCCGTGGTTGTCAAATTTACCTATCGCTATGGCATCGATGCGGTGACGCTAATTGCCTTTCGCATGCTGTTCGCCATGCCTTTTTTCGCAGCGGTGGCCTGGTGGGAGTCGCGCCGGGCTGCGCGCGGACAGATCGCCACGCTGACGACCCGTGAGCGCATCCAGATCTGCGTGCTGGGTCTTATCGGTTATTACTTGTCCAGCTTTCTGGATTTTCTCGGGCTGCGGTATGTCAGCGCCAGCCTCGAGCGCCTGATCCTGTTTCTGTCGCCCTCGCTGGTGGTTCTGTTATCGGCCTGGTGGCTCAAGCGGGCCATTACGCGGCGCCAGCTCTGGGCCATGATCCTTTCCTATATGGGGGTAGTTCTGGTCTTTGCTCACGACTTATCGGAAACCGGTGGCGGGTCTGATGTCGTTAAAGGGTCTTTGTTCGTTTTCGCTTCGGCGCTGAGCTATTCTGTTTACCTGATCTGCTCCGGCGAGCTGGTCAAGCGCGTCGGAGCCACGCGCCTGGTCGCCTATGCCATGCTGGTGTCGTGTGTGTGGCCTGCGTGA
- a CDS encoding eamA-like transporter family protein has product MQALWMLLASAMFAIMGSFVKLSAEHGASLAQVVLFRGLPSIVLLLIWARAARQSIVPTSWRLHFWRNLSGVTSMWLGFYALSHLPLATATSLNYTAPLFIACWMLGWGGAQRDTIRIVAVALGFLGVIAVLRPSINDDQWLAAMLGLSAGALSAIAMMQIRQLGRVGEPEWRTVLFFSVAVCVSSVVGLAWQGWGTADMTGYAALVGVGTAGLFGQLAMTRAFGHGAALLTAALQYSTIIFAALIGVGFWGDMLDGLAWAGMVLIIAAGLLSVWRTMRDSARN; this is encoded by the coding sequence ATGCAGGCACTCTGGATGTTGTTGGCATCTGCCATGTTCGCCATCATGGGGTCGTTCGTGAAGCTGTCGGCTGAGCACGGCGCCTCGTTGGCCCAGGTTGTCCTGTTTCGTGGGCTGCCATCAATAGTTCTTCTGTTGATATGGGCGCGCGCCGCGCGCCAGTCCATAGTGCCCACGTCCTGGCGCCTGCATTTCTGGCGTAATCTTTCGGGCGTGACGTCGATGTGGCTGGGCTTCTATGCGCTGTCGCATCTGCCGTTGGCGACGGCCACCAGCCTGAACTACACCGCGCCGCTGTTCATCGCCTGCTGGATGCTGGGTTGGGGCGGGGCGCAGCGCGATACGATTCGTATCGTGGCGGTGGCGCTGGGTTTTCTGGGGGTTATTGCGGTGCTGCGCCCCAGCATCAATGACGATCAATGGTTGGCTGCCATGCTGGGCCTGTCGGCCGGCGCACTGTCGGCCATCGCCATGATGCAGATCCGGCAGCTGGGCCGCGTAGGCGAGCCCGAGTGGCGCACGGTGCTGTTCTTTTCCGTGGCGGTCTGCGTCAGCAGCGTCGTCGGGTTGGCCTGGCAGGGCTGGGGCACCGCCGATATGACTGGCTATGCGGCTCTGGTCGGCGTCGGTACCGCCGGCTTGTTCGGTCAGTTGGCCATGACACGCGCCTTCGGGCATGGAGCGGCGTTACTAACTGCCGCGTTGCAGTACTCCACCATCATTTTCGCGGCGCTCATCGGTGTGGGCTTTTGGGGCGATATGCTCGACGGCCTGGCCTGGGCGGGCATGGTTCTGATCATTGCCGCAGGCCTGCTGTCGGTTTGGCGTACCATGCGAGATTCGGCGCGCAATTGA
- the qor gene encoding quinone oxidoreductase has translation MANKLVKAVRIEQHGGPEVLKVVEVEVLPPAANEVTIRQHAAGLNFIDIYYRTGLYPHPLPHGLGFEAAGVIEAVGAEVKHLKAGDRVAYGQSPLGAYAQARNVPAAQVVKLPKGVSFDDAAALMLKGLTVQYLFRQTYRLQGGETILFHAAAGGVGLIACQWAKALGVKLIGTVSSPEKAELARAHGAWETIDYSRENVAERLLELTGGKKVPVVYDGVGKDTWETSLDCLEPRGLMVSFGNASGPVTGVNLGILNQKGCLYVTRPSLGLHINTPEKLKAAADELFGLVQKKKIKVRIDQRYSLEQAGDAQTALAGRKTTGATILTLD, from the coding sequence ATGGCCAACAAGCTCGTCAAGGCAGTCCGTATTGAACAGCACGGCGGCCCCGAGGTCCTGAAGGTCGTGGAGGTTGAGGTTCTGCCCCCGGCTGCCAATGAAGTCACCATTCGCCAGCACGCCGCGGGCCTGAACTTCATCGACATCTACTACCGTACCGGGCTTTATCCGCACCCTCTGCCGCACGGTCTGGGCTTTGAAGCCGCCGGCGTGATCGAGGCAGTCGGCGCCGAGGTCAAGCACCTGAAAGCGGGGGACCGTGTTGCCTACGGGCAAAGCCCGCTGGGCGCTTATGCTCAGGCACGCAACGTGCCGGCTGCGCAAGTCGTCAAATTGCCCAAGGGAGTGAGTTTTGACGATGCCGCGGCCCTCATGCTCAAAGGCCTGACCGTTCAGTACCTGTTCCGCCAGACCTATCGCCTGCAAGGTGGAGAGACCATTCTGTTTCATGCAGCCGCAGGCGGCGTGGGCCTGATTGCCTGCCAATGGGCCAAGGCGCTGGGGGTCAAGCTGATCGGTACTGTCTCCAGCCCCGAAAAGGCCGAGCTGGCCCGCGCCCATGGCGCCTGGGAGACTATCGACTATTCGCGCGAAAACGTCGCTGAGCGTCTACTCGAACTGACGGGCGGCAAGAAGGTGCCGGTGGTTTATGACGGCGTGGGCAAGGACACCTGGGAGACCTCGCTGGATTGTCTGGAACCGCGCGGACTGATGGTCAGCTTTGGCAATGCCTCCGGTCCGGTCACCGGCGTGAACCTTGGCATCCTCAACCAGAAGGGTTGCCTGTATGTGACACGCCCCTCGCTGGGCCTGCACATCAATACCCCGGAAAAGCTCAAGGCCGCTGCCGATGAGCTCTTTGGTCTGGTGCAGAAAAAGAAAATCAAAGTCCGCATTGATCAACGCTACAGCCTCGAGCAGGCCGGTGACGCCCAGACGGCCTTGGCTGGCCGCAAAACTACGGGTGCGACGATCCTGACCTTGGATTGA
- a CDS encoding rhodanese-like domain protein: MTKPLISVDDLAARLGEADLRIFDLRHDLMDHAVGPRAYEQAHIPGARYLNHETELSAERTGQNGRHPLPPRDQVAGLMAAHGIKPSTLVVAYDASGGMYAAHLWWMLRWIGHERVAVLDGGWQAWNGAGRPTESGPVRTVAPLSGIVPAQPLVGTVDAQAVLQNIPAQAFTVIDARAGNRYRGEVEPMDPVAGHIPGALNRPNVENLTPEGRFKDAAELRSEFTLLLDGRDPHEIVHQCGSGITACHNLLSMEIAGLTGSRLYPGSWSEWCADASRPVAKG; the protein is encoded by the coding sequence ATGACCAAGCCTTTGATTTCCGTTGATGATCTGGCCGCTCGCCTGGGTGAAGCCGACCTGCGGATTTTTGATCTGCGCCATGACCTGATGGATCATGCTGTCGGGCCGCGTGCCTACGAGCAGGCGCATATTCCGGGCGCACGTTACCTCAATCACGAGACCGAGCTCTCGGCCGAGCGTACGGGGCAGAATGGCCGTCATCCCCTGCCGCCGCGCGACCAGGTCGCGGGTCTGATGGCCGCTCATGGCATCAAGCCGTCCACTCTGGTTGTGGCCTACGATGCCAGTGGCGGCATGTATGCCGCCCATCTGTGGTGGATGTTGCGCTGGATAGGGCATGAGCGCGTTGCCGTGCTGGATGGCGGCTGGCAGGCCTGGAATGGCGCAGGCCGGCCTACCGAGAGCGGGCCGGTGAGAACGGTGGCGCCGTTGTCCGGCATCGTGCCGGCTCAGCCCCTGGTGGGCACGGTCGATGCGCAGGCCGTGCTGCAGAACATCCCCGCCCAGGCTTTCACCGTGATCGATGCCCGCGCGGGCAATCGTTATCGCGGCGAAGTCGAGCCCATGGATCCCGTTGCCGGCCACATACCGGGCGCCTTGAATCGGCCCAATGTTGAAAACTTGACGCCCGAAGGGCGTTTCAAGGATGCCGCTGAGCTACGGTCAGAGTTCACGCTTCTGTTGGATGGCCGCGATCCGCATGAAATCGTGCATCAGTGCGGCTCGGGTATCACCGCCTGCCACAACCTGCTTTCCATGGAGATCGCCGGCCTGACGGGGTCGCGCCTGTATCCCGGTTCCTGGAGCGAATGGTGTGCCGACGCCTCACGGCCTGTTGCGAAGGGCTGA
- a CDS encoding ring hydroxylating alpha subunit family protein: protein METAVEDDEIAERMDAGRRALMLRGVSEAGPYQSPMEDGMQHFHEWYRRIMDEKGD, encoded by the coding sequence ATGGAAACGGCCGTCGAGGACGATGAAATCGCTGAACGCATGGACGCCGGACGTCGTGCACTGATGCTGCGCGGGGTCAGCGAAGCCGGTCCTTACCAATCCCCCATGGAAGACGGGATGCAGCACTTCCACGAATGGTACCGGCGCATCATGGATGAAAAGGGCGATTGA
- a CDS encoding transposase family protein yields the protein MLDRKTIERLGGWEGYRVEWVVWPEGESRTVTIYLKPSARTMHCEHCGNRCRQVHETTTRRVRDLPLMALRVTLVVPRRRVWCEQCGGPHLERLSWLGRYQRVTDRLAEAVSQLLESSNILAVARFFQLGWHTVKALDKALLRRTIQEPDWSQIHYLAMDEFALHKGHRYATVVVDPIRRQVLWIGDGRSRETARAFFEQLPTEVAQQIRAVAIDMTTAYELEIQANCPNAEIVYDLFHVVAKYGREVIDRVRVDQANQLRHDKPARRVIKSSRWLLLRNRKNLDPCQSVKLDELLQANQPLLTAYLMRDELKQLWFYQHPGYARQAWDHWLQQAQGSGIAALAHFALKLKAYLHGILSRCRHRLNTSIVEGINNTIKVIKRRAYGYRDQEYFFLKIRSAFPGIPR from the coding sequence ATGCTGGACCGCAAGACGATCGAGAGGTTGGGTGGGTGGGAAGGTTATCGGGTGGAGTGGGTCGTGTGGCCTGAAGGTGAGAGTCGGACGGTCACGATTTACCTGAAGCCTTCAGCGCGAACGATGCACTGCGAGCACTGCGGCAACCGATGTCGGCAGGTGCATGAGACGACCACGCGCCGGGTGCGGGATCTGCCGCTAATGGCGCTGCGAGTGACGCTGGTAGTGCCGCGTCGGCGGGTCTGGTGCGAGCAGTGCGGTGGACCGCATCTGGAGAGGCTGAGCTGGCTGGGCCGTTACCAGCGAGTGACCGACCGGCTGGCCGAGGCGGTCAGCCAGTTGCTTGAGTCCAGCAACATTCTGGCCGTGGCGCGCTTCTTCCAACTGGGTTGGCACACGGTCAAGGCGCTGGACAAGGCCCTGCTGCGACGGACGATCCAAGAGCCGGACTGGAGCCAGATCCACTACCTAGCGATGGACGAGTTCGCTCTACACAAGGGCCATCGTTATGCCACGGTCGTTGTCGATCCGATCCGCCGTCAGGTGCTATGGATCGGTGATGGCCGCTCGCGCGAGACGGCCAGAGCCTTCTTCGAACAACTGCCAACTGAGGTTGCCCAGCAGATCCGGGCCGTAGCGATCGACATGACGACGGCCTATGAGCTGGAGATCCAGGCCAACTGCCCCAACGCCGAGATCGTCTACGACCTGTTCCACGTCGTGGCCAAGTACGGCCGTGAAGTGATAGACCGGGTGCGTGTAGACCAAGCGAACCAGTTGCGGCACGACAAGCCGGCCCGCCGGGTGATCAAGTCCAGTCGCTGGCTACTGCTGCGCAATCGCAAAAACCTCGATCCGTGCCAATCGGTAAAGTTGGACGAGTTGCTCCAGGCCAACCAGCCCTTGCTCACCGCTTATCTGATGCGCGATGAGCTCAAACAGCTGTGGTTCTACCAACACCCCGGCTACGCCCGCCAGGCATGGGATCACTGGCTGCAACAGGCTCAGGGCAGCGGCATCGCCGCCTTGGCTCACTTCGCGCTCAAGCTAAAAGCCTATCTGCACGGGATTCTGTCTCGCTGTCGCCACCGGCTCAACACCAGCATCGTCGAGGGCATCAACAACACCATCAAAGTCATCAAGCGCCGCGCCTACGGCTACCGCGATCAGGAGTACTTCTTCCTCAAGATCCGGTCTGCATTCCCCGGTATTCCTCGATGA
- the xseB gene encoding exodeoxyribonuclease VII, small subunit has translation MASTSLPQDFETALAELEALVQAMENGSLPLEQSLAAYRRGVELTRICQDRLSQAEQQVKVLEGELLRPLQPGALDDE, from the coding sequence TTGGCTTCAACTTCTCTGCCGCAAGATTTCGAAACCGCTCTGGCCGAGCTCGAGGCGCTCGTGCAGGCCATGGAGAACGGTTCCCTGCCGCTGGAGCAGTCGCTGGCCGCTTATCGCCGTGGCGTTGAACTCACCCGTATCTGTCAGGACCGCCTCTCGCAGGCCGAACAGCAGGTCAAGGTGCTCGAAGGTGAATTGTTGCGCCCCTTGCAGCCGGGCGCCCTGGATGACGAATAG
- a CDS encoding putative HD phosphohydrolase, with amino-acid sequence MTACLLHDLGHLIADHPGTPTLRGVDDKHQYFVLPFLRGLFDTRVLDPICLHVEAKRYLCYVEADYACTLSEDSRRSLNLQGGSFDAAQAMDFASLPGAADAIRLRRWDDQAKSPTMITGSLAHFLQLAAGISERHKLLAA; translated from the coding sequence GTGACCGCCTGCCTGTTGCACGACCTGGGCCACCTCATTGCTGACCACCCCGGCACCCCGACGTTACGCGGCGTGGATGACAAGCATCAGTATTTCGTACTGCCTTTTCTGCGTGGTCTGTTCGATACACGCGTGCTCGACCCGATATGCCTGCACGTCGAGGCCAAACGGTATCTCTGCTACGTGGAGGCCGACTATGCCTGCACCCTGTCGGAAGACTCGCGGCGCAGCCTGAATCTGCAAGGCGGCAGCTTCGATGCCGCGCAGGCCATGGATTTTGCCAGCCTTCCGGGGGCTGCGGACGCAATACGTCTGCGCCGCTGGGATGACCAAGCCAAATCGCCTACCATGATCACCGGCTCGCTGGCGCACTTCCTGCAACTGGCCGCCGGCATCTCCGAACGGCACAAACTTCTCGCCGCGTAG
- a CDS encoding peptidase M48 family protein gives MKRVFLFLITNLAVMLVLSATLRILGLDRFITAEGLNVNALLVFSVVVGFTGSIISLLISKPMAKYSTGAQVIDPNAPRNQREAWLLDTVYQLADRAGIGRPEVAVYEGAPNAFATGAFKNDALVAVSTGLLDSMSEEEVAAVLGHEVAHIANGDMVTLTLIQGVVNTFVVFLARVVGYFVDRTVFRTERGVGPGFYITVIVCEIAFGVLATIIVAWFSRQREYRADAGSAQLLGAREPMIHALARLGGEQPGELPKSFQASGIAGGRAISALFSSHPPIPSRIAALQQMRVS, from the coding sequence ATGAAACGCGTCTTCCTGTTCCTGATCACCAACCTGGCCGTGATGCTGGTGCTGTCAGCCACTTTGCGCATCCTGGGTCTGGATCGCTTCATCACGGCCGAAGGCCTGAACGTCAATGCCCTGCTGGTATTTTCCGTGGTGGTGGGTTTTACGGGCTCCATCATTTCGCTGTTGATCAGCAAGCCCATGGCAAAGTACAGCACCGGCGCTCAAGTCATCGACCCGAACGCGCCGCGCAACCAGCGCGAAGCCTGGCTGCTGGACACCGTCTATCAATTGGCTGACCGGGCGGGTATTGGCCGTCCGGAGGTCGCCGTCTACGAGGGCGCGCCCAACGCCTTTGCGACCGGCGCGTTCAAGAATGACGCGCTGGTGGCCGTCTCCACAGGCCTGCTCGATAGCATGAGCGAAGAAGAAGTCGCCGCCGTGCTCGGCCATGAGGTCGCCCACATTGCCAACGGTGACATGGTGACGCTGACGCTGATCCAGGGCGTGGTGAATACCTTCGTGGTATTTCTGGCACGCGTAGTCGGCTACTTCGTCGATCGCACGGTTTTCCGCACCGAGCGCGGCGTCGGGCCCGGCTTTTACATCACGGTGATCGTCTGTGAGATCGCCTTCGGCGTGCTGGCTACCATCATCGTGGCCTGGTTCTCGCGTCAGCGCGAGTACCGCGCGGATGCCGGCTCGGCCCAATTGCTGGGCGCCCGCGAACCGATGATCCACGCACTGGCCCGCCTGGGTGGAGAGCAGCCCGGTGAACTGCCCAAGTCCTTCCAGGCCTCGGGCATAGCCGGTGGACGCGCCATCTCGGCGCTATTTTCTTCGCACCCGCCGATTCCCTCGCGTATCGCAGCGCTGCAGCAGATGCGGGTCTCCTGA
- a CDS encoding bacterial transcriptional regulator family protein has translation MQPLSTPSGPARRKRQAGSAGADSPDFITALARGLHVLRCFRSGPQPLGNQELAHLTGLPKPTISRITFTLTELGYLRYHADTGKYSPGHAALAMGFGLLAGLAIRDLAKADMTALAAQTGAAVALGAFDGDAMVYVEAMHGSSALYLRLPVGYRASLDTAMGRAYLAALPEPARQELVSQAGITSHAMDEALRDRQASGCCFAIGQWQSGINAAAVAFSALTGEGVFVISCGGPAQLLPEATLRDRVAPVLNQIARRLEGG, from the coding sequence ATGCAACCCCTTTCGACACCCTCCGGGCCGGCGCGGCGCAAGCGACAGGCAGGCAGCGCCGGCGCAGATTCTCCTGATTTCATTACCGCGCTGGCACGCGGTCTGCACGTGTTGCGCTGTTTCCGGTCGGGGCCGCAGCCCCTGGGCAATCAGGAGCTGGCGCACTTGACCGGGCTGCCCAAACCTACGATCAGCCGCATCACCTTTACTCTTACCGAACTGGGCTATCTGCGCTATCACGCCGACACGGGCAAGTATTCGCCCGGGCATGCCGCGTTGGCCATGGGCTTTGGCCTGTTGGCCGGGCTTGCGATCCGCGATCTGGCCAAGGCCGATATGACCGCCCTGGCTGCGCAGACCGGCGCGGCTGTGGCGCTTGGCGCGTTCGATGGCGACGCCATGGTCTATGTCGAAGCCATGCATGGATCGTCCGCCCTGTATCTGCGCCTGCCCGTCGGCTATCGTGCCAGTCTCGATACCGCCATGGGCCGGGCCTATCTCGCCGCGCTGCCCGAGCCGGCGCGCCAGGAGCTCGTATCGCAAGCAGGAATAACGTCGCACGCCATGGACGAAGCCTTGCGCGACCGGCAGGCCTCGGGGTGCTGTTTTGCCATAGGGCAATGGCAGTCCGGCATCAATGCCGCCGCCGTTGCCTTCAGTGCCCTGACCGGAGAGGGCGTGTTCGTGATCAGTTGCGGCGGTCCGGCGCAGCTATTGCCCGAAGCCACCCTGCGCGACCGTGTGGCCCCGGTGCTCAACCAGATTGCTCGACGCCTTGAGGGCGGCTGA
- a CDS encoding rieske domain protein translates to MPPPSGADARRRGWQRHRQCQHQWLTAAHGGNIVCPLHRWTYNNQGELLGAPQFEATPCMNLQRFRLRDCHGLLFEGPRDPAADMAPLFARPEFDFGDYVLDHVEVHQCNYNWKTFIEVYLEDYHVGPFHPGLGRFVTCDDLSWEFNDWYSLQKVGVHQALAQPGSDVYRKWHDRLLDFRAGQTPDFGAVWATYFPTHMIELYPTSSSCRPSIPRALRKPSMWSSSTIPRRSSPSNANS, encoded by the coding sequence ATGCCGCCACCGTCAGGCGCTGATGCTCGGCGGCGAGGCTGGCAACGTCACCGGCAATGTCAACACCAGTGGCTCACTGCAGCACACGGGGGCAACATCGTTTGCCCGCTGCATCGCTGGACCTACAACAACCAGGGTGAGTTGCTGGGTGCGCCTCAATTCGAAGCCACCCCCTGCATGAATCTGCAGCGCTTCCGGCTGCGTGATTGCCACGGGCTGCTGTTCGAAGGCCCACGCGATCCTGCCGCCGACATGGCCCCGCTGTTTGCGCGTCCCGAGTTCGACTTTGGCGACTATGTACTCGACCACGTCGAAGTACATCAGTGCAATTACAACTGGAAGACCTTCATCGAGGTCTATCTGGAGGACTACCACGTCGGGCCTTTCCATCCCGGCCTGGGACGCTTTGTCACCTGCGACGATCTGAGCTGGGAATTCAATGACTGGTATAGCCTGCAGAAAGTCGGCGTGCACCAGGCCCTCGCACAGCCCGGCTCGGATGTCTATCGCAAATGGCATGACCGGCTCTTGGACTTCCGTGCCGGGCAGACCCCTGACTTTGGTGCGGTGTGGGCGACGTACTTCCCCACTCACATGATCGAGCTCTACCCCACGTCGTCGTCCTGTCGACCCTCTATCCCAAGAGCCCTCAGGAAACCGTCAATGTGGTCGAGTTCTACTATCCCGAGGAGATCGTCGCCTTCGAACGCGAATTCGTAG
- a CDS encoding eamA-like transporter family protein (overlaps another CDS with the same product name): protein MCVACVIQFFVVHPPSVLVQSAGVYGYSLIHATLNTVLPVFMMMWAVALVGAPTASLLGMLGPVSVLFLAAWLLAEPITVWQLAGTALVLAGVFVLTGRRPAKAG, encoded by the coding sequence GTGTGTGTGGCCTGCGTGATTCAGTTTTTTGTCGTGCATCCGCCTTCGGTGTTGGTGCAATCCGCCGGCGTCTATGGTTATTCCCTTATCCACGCCACGCTCAATACGGTGTTGCCGGTGTTCATGATGATGTGGGCAGTCGCGCTGGTGGGCGCGCCCACGGCCTCGTTGCTGGGCATGTTGGGGCCGGTTTCGGTGCTCTTTCTTGCCGCCTGGCTGCTGGCCGAACCCATCACCGTCTGGCAGCTCGCCGGTACGGCGCTGGTGTTGGCAGGGGTTTTCGTTCTGACAGGCAGGCGCCCCGCCAAAGCGGGATAG